A section of the Polynucleobacter sp. AP-Sving-400A-A2 genome encodes:
- the nusA gene encoding transcription termination factor NusA: MSREVLMLADALAREKNVDQAIVFEALEMALASATKKRYPTEDVDIRVAIDRESGEYETFRRWLVVPDEAGLQEPDKEILHFEALEQFADMEVGEHIEEQIESLAFGRIGAQAAKQVILQRIRDAEREQILNDYLERGEKVMTGTVKRADKNGLIIESGRVEALLRRDQMIPKENLRSGDRVRAYILKVDREARGPQIELSRTCPDFLIKLFENEVPEMEQGLLEIKGAARDPGIRAKIAVITYDKRIDPIGTCVGVRGTRVTAVRNEVAGEAVDIVLWSEDPAQFVIGALAPAQVSSIVVDEERHAMDVVVDEENLAIAIGRSGQNVRLASELTGWQINIMTPEESAEKTEKEAASVRQLFMDKLDVDQEVADILIEEGFNTLEEVAYVPLSEMLEIDSFDEDTVNELRTRARDSLLTMELAKEERVGEVSQDLRSLEGMTTELVAKLADNQVHTRDDLAELAVDELVEATQIDEETAKTLIMKAREHWFTS, encoded by the coding sequence ATGAGCCGAGAAGTTCTCATGTTGGCAGACGCCTTAGCGCGTGAAAAGAACGTAGATCAAGCAATTGTGTTTGAGGCGCTAGAGATGGCGTTAGCATCAGCTACCAAGAAACGTTATCCGACAGAAGATGTGGATATTCGTGTGGCGATTGATCGCGAATCTGGTGAATACGAAACCTTCCGTCGTTGGTTGGTTGTTCCTGATGAAGCTGGCCTCCAAGAGCCAGATAAAGAAATTCTGCATTTTGAAGCGCTTGAGCAATTTGCGGATATGGAAGTTGGCGAACACATCGAAGAGCAAATTGAATCTTTAGCCTTCGGCCGTATCGGCGCACAAGCTGCTAAGCAAGTGATCTTGCAACGTATTCGTGATGCTGAGCGTGAGCAAATTCTGAACGACTACCTTGAGCGTGGCGAAAAAGTCATGACCGGTACCGTGAAGCGTGCTGATAAGAATGGTTTGATTATTGAGTCTGGTCGCGTTGAAGCCTTGCTGCGTCGCGATCAAATGATTCCTAAAGAGAACTTGCGCTCTGGTGACCGCGTACGTGCTTACATCCTGAAAGTAGATCGTGAAGCCCGTGGCCCACAGATTGAGCTCTCACGTACTTGCCCAGATTTCTTGATCAAGCTGTTTGAGAATGAAGTTCCAGAAATGGAGCAGGGTTTATTGGAGATTAAGGGCGCAGCTCGTGATCCTGGTATCCGCGCAAAAATTGCCGTCATTACTTACGACAAGCGTATTGATCCAATCGGTACTTGTGTTGGTGTTCGTGGCACACGCGTTACTGCTGTGCGTAACGAAGTGGCTGGCGAAGCAGTGGATATCGTGTTGTGGTCTGAAGATCCAGCGCAGTTTGTGATTGGTGCCTTGGCTCCAGCACAAGTATCTTCTATCGTAGTTGACGAAGAGCGTCACGCCATGGATGTGGTGGTTGATGAAGAGAACTTAGCAATTGCGATTGGTCGCAGCGGACAAAACGTTCGCTTGGCTAGTGAATTGACTGGTTGGCAGATCAACATCATGACTCCAGAAGAGTCTGCTGAGAAAACTGAAAAAGAAGCTGCTTCTGTACGCCAATTGTTCATGGATAAATTGGACGTTGACCAAGAAGTAGCTGATATCTTGATCGAAGAGGGTTTCAACACATTGGAAGAGGTTGCTTATGTGCCTCTTTCTGAAATGTTGGAAATCGATTCTTTTGACGAAGACACCGTAAATGAATTGCGTACTCGTGCACGTGATTCTCTCTTGACCATGGAATTGGCCAAAGAAGAGCGAGTTGGCGAAGTCTCACAAGATTTACGTTCCCTTGAGGGAATGACGACTGAATTGGTTGCAAAGCTTGCTGACAATCAAGTTCATACCCGTGACGACTTAGCTGAACTGGCTGTTGATGAGCTAGTTGAGGCGACACAAATTGACGAAGAAACCGCGAAAACGCTCATCATGAAAGCGCGCGAACATTGGTTTACTTCATGA
- the infB gene encoding translation initiation factor IF-2 — MATTVKVLAKELKRTAPDLLEQLKAAGIEKGSEDDSITEKDKTVLLEHLQKEHGSADTGSRKKITLIKRENSEIRQADSAGRTRTVQVEVRKKRVLVKAGEKAPEETPAPVTKEVTPAESAKPILSPEELEKRAAEVTRQAELLARQEAEMKAAEDARLKEADAAAAASAAESSTEKSAKSDGDAAAVKAAEKKAKADKAAKDIADANKAQLADITKRRAAAEAEALAIRDMMSTPARVLKAPSEIAAEDAKKGTLHKPAKVEGADDKKKAVAKVGGKTIKSAETSSTWQEEGAKKPGGLKTRGDSSGGVGGWRSGGGRRKQRQIAEANTDTNFQVPTEAIVRDVNVPETITVAELAHAMAVKSAEVIKLLMGMGQMVTINQILDQDTAMIIVEEMGHTAHAAKLDDPDLDLGIAGHDAELLPRPPVVTVMGHVDHGKTSLLDKIRAAKVATGEAGGITQHIGAYHVETPRGMITFLDTPGHEAFTAMRARGAKATDIVILVVAADDGVMPQTREAIHHAQAAGVPIVVAINKIDKPEANLERVKTELVAEQVVPEEYGGDVPFIGVSAKTGDGIDALLENVLLQAEVLELKAAKEAPAQGLVIEARLDKGRGPVATVLVQSGTLKRGDMLLAGSTYGRVRAMLDENGKPCNEAGPSIPVEIQGLSEVPAAGESVQVVPDERKAREIALFRQGKFRDVKLAKQQAFKLETMMENMEEGAIEAKLLPLIIKADVQGSQEALSQSLQKLSTAEVKVQIVHAAVGGITETDVNLAVASKAVIIGFNSRADGAARKLAENNGVDIRYHNIIYDAVDEVKAALSGMLTPDKKEEITGMVEIRQVFLVSKVGAIAGCLVLDGVVKRNSSVRLLRENVVIWSGELDSLKRFKDDAKEVRAGVECGLSLKGYNDIKEGDQLEAFEVTEVARTL, encoded by the coding sequence ATGGCAACAACAGTAAAAGTACTCGCTAAAGAATTAAAACGTACCGCGCCAGACCTGCTGGAGCAATTGAAGGCGGCCGGTATTGAAAAAGGTTCTGAGGACGACAGCATTACCGAAAAGGATAAGACTGTCCTGCTAGAGCATTTGCAAAAAGAGCATGGCAGTGCAGATACAGGTAGTCGTAAAAAGATTACTTTAATCAAGCGCGAAAATTCAGAGATTCGTCAGGCAGACTCTGCTGGGCGTACTCGCACCGTTCAAGTTGAGGTTCGTAAAAAGCGCGTGCTAGTTAAAGCGGGAGAGAAAGCTCCTGAAGAGACGCCAGCTCCAGTGACTAAGGAAGTTACTCCTGCAGAATCTGCTAAGCCAATCCTTTCTCCCGAAGAGTTAGAAAAACGCGCAGCTGAAGTTACTCGTCAAGCTGAATTATTAGCTCGTCAAGAAGCTGAAATGAAAGCGGCAGAAGATGCTCGCCTAAAAGAGGCTGATGCTGCCGCTGCAGCAAGCGCAGCTGAGTCATCGACTGAGAAATCTGCTAAGTCAGATGGAGATGCTGCAGCAGTTAAAGCTGCTGAAAAGAAAGCGAAAGCTGACAAGGCTGCTAAAGATATCGCTGATGCCAATAAGGCACAGTTAGCAGATATTACAAAACGTCGTGCTGCTGCTGAAGCTGAAGCTTTAGCGATTCGCGACATGATGAGCACACCTGCACGTGTCCTCAAAGCGCCAAGTGAAATTGCTGCTGAAGATGCCAAAAAAGGCACCCTACATAAGCCTGCTAAGGTTGAAGGTGCTGACGATAAGAAAAAAGCAGTTGCTAAAGTTGGCGGAAAGACCATTAAGTCTGCAGAGACTTCATCTACTTGGCAAGAAGAGGGCGCAAAGAAACCGGGTGGCCTTAAGACCCGTGGCGATAGCTCTGGTGGTGTAGGTGGTTGGCGTTCAGGTGGTGGCAGAAGAAAGCAACGTCAAATTGCTGAAGCCAACACCGATACCAATTTCCAGGTACCTACTGAAGCGATTGTGCGTGATGTTAATGTTCCAGAAACCATTACCGTTGCTGAGTTAGCTCACGCCATGGCTGTGAAGAGTGCAGAAGTGATTAAGCTCTTGATGGGTATGGGTCAGATGGTCACCATCAACCAGATCTTGGATCAAGATACGGCAATGATCATCGTCGAGGAAATGGGCCACACTGCTCATGCTGCTAAGTTAGATGATCCTGATTTAGATTTAGGTATAGCTGGTCACGATGCAGAATTGTTACCGCGTCCACCAGTAGTCACAGTAATGGGTCACGTTGACCACGGTAAAACATCTTTGCTCGATAAGATTCGTGCGGCTAAGGTTGCTACTGGCGAAGCGGGTGGTATTACTCAACACATTGGCGCTTATCACGTCGAAACTCCACGCGGCATGATTACTTTCCTAGATACCCCGGGTCACGAAGCCTTTACGGCAATGCGTGCTCGCGGTGCTAAGGCAACGGATATCGTGATCTTGGTAGTTGCTGCTGATGATGGCGTGATGCCACAAACCAGAGAAGCGATTCACCATGCTCAAGCGGCGGGTGTTCCAATCGTGGTGGCAATCAATAAGATTGATAAACCTGAGGCTAATTTAGAGCGTGTCAAAACTGAATTGGTGGCTGAGCAAGTGGTTCCTGAGGAATACGGTGGCGATGTGCCATTTATTGGTGTTTCTGCCAAAACGGGTGATGGCATCGATGCATTGCTCGAGAACGTTCTCTTGCAAGCGGAAGTGTTAGAGCTTAAAGCGGCTAAAGAAGCTCCGGCACAAGGTTTAGTGATTGAGGCGCGTTTGGATAAAGGGCGTGGTCCGGTTGCTACTGTCCTCGTTCAGTCTGGAACACTGAAGCGTGGCGATATGTTGCTAGCCGGCTCAACTTACGGTCGTGTTCGTGCGATGTTGGATGAGAACGGCAAGCCATGTAATGAGGCTGGCCCATCTATTCCTGTAGAGATTCAAGGTTTATCTGAAGTACCTGCAGCTGGCGAATCAGTGCAAGTAGTCCCTGACGAGCGTAAAGCACGTGAGATTGCACTCTTCCGTCAAGGTAAGTTCCGTGATGTGAAGTTAGCGAAACAGCAAGCATTCAAACTCGAAACCATGATGGAAAACATGGAAGAGGGTGCGATCGAAGCGAAGTTGTTGCCACTGATCATTAAGGCAGACGTACAAGGATCTCAAGAGGCATTGTCACAGTCATTACAAAAGCTCTCTACTGCGGAAGTGAAGGTTCAAATCGTTCACGCAGCAGTGGGTGGTATTACTGAAACTGACGTGAACTTGGCCGTTGCTTCTAAGGCAGTCATTATTGGCTTTAACTCTCGCGCAGATGGTGCAGCGCGTAAGCTAGCTGAAAACAATGGTGTGGATATTCGTTATCACAACATTATTTATGATGCAGTTGATGAAGTGAAAGCCGCCTTGAGTGGCATGTTGACCCCAGATAAGAAAGAAGAAATCACCGGTATGGTGGAGATTCGTCAAGTCTTCTTAGTATCTAAAGTTGGCGCGATTGCGGGTTGCTTGGTGCTCGATGGTGTTGTCAAGCGTAACTCTAGCGTTCGCCTCTTGCGTGAAAACGTCGTGATCTGGAGTGGCGAGTTGGATTCTCTCAAGCGCTTTAAGGATGATGCAAAAGAAGTTCGTGCCGGTGTTGAGTGTGGCTTGTCATTAAAAGGTTACAACGACATCAAAGAGGGCGATCAACTGGAAGCATTTGAAGTGACTGAAGTCGCTAGAACACTCTAA
- a CDS encoding Tex family protein yields the protein MLPSIEQRLAQELSAKPAQVAAAIALMDEGATVPFIARYRKEATGGLDDTQLRLLEDRLGYLRELEERRKAIVSSIEEQGKMTPELLKSIMLAEDKTRLEDLYLPYKLKRRTKAQIALEAGLEPLANDLLANPILDPEVEAVKYLKEAFTSDQGDNPGVVDTKAALEGARQILMERFAEDAGLVQSLRTFMQEHGVVESKVIAGKEQEGEKFSDYFDYSEPISAIPSHRALALFRGRREQMLMVNLRLDTEEEKPKWDAPHNPCESRIANQFKIKNEGRPADQWLAETVRWTWRIKCSMHLESELMSALRERSEAEAINVFARNLKALLLAAPAGPKVTIGLDPGMRTGVKVAVVDATGKVVDTDVIYPHQPKNDWDGSLHTLAKLAEKHKAYLISIGNGTASRETDKLAQDLIKAKPELKLTKIVVSEAGASVYSASEYASKELPGMDVSLRGAVSIARRLQDPLAELVKIDPKSIGVGQYQHDVMQTQLAKSLVAVVEDCVNAVGVDVNTASAPLLARVSGLSTTVAEGIVTYRDSHGAFQTRADLRSVPRLGDKTFEQAAGFLRIMNGKDPLDASAVHPESYPLVEKILKDIKKGVKEVIGDVAILKGLNPEKYADEKFGLPTVTDIIKELEKPGRDPRPEFTTATFKDGVEKISDLMVDMILEGVVTNVAAFGAFVDIGVHQDGLVHISALANTFVKDPHTVVEAGQVVKVKVLEIDEKRKRIALTMRLSDQAPKVSVDSKPEQRSNRPGISRALDARRPQEDRRSAPPMNNAMADALRKLKG from the coding sequence ATGCTGCCATCAATCGAACAACGCCTTGCCCAAGAGTTATCCGCTAAACCTGCACAAGTAGCTGCTGCCATTGCATTAATGGATGAGGGTGCAACCGTTCCCTTTATTGCGCGTTATCGCAAAGAGGCAACAGGTGGTCTAGACGATACGCAGTTGCGTTTACTAGAAGATCGACTCGGTTATTTGCGGGAATTGGAAGAGCGCCGCAAGGCTATTGTTTCTTCAATTGAAGAGCAGGGCAAGATGACTCCAGAGCTTCTGAAATCTATCATGCTGGCTGAGGATAAAACGCGCCTAGAAGATCTCTACCTTCCCTATAAGCTCAAGCGTCGCACTAAGGCACAAATTGCTTTAGAGGCTGGATTAGAGCCGCTAGCAAATGACTTATTAGCTAATCCCATACTAGATCCTGAAGTGGAAGCGGTCAAATATCTTAAAGAGGCATTTACATCGGATCAGGGCGACAACCCAGGTGTAGTTGATACCAAGGCTGCCCTTGAAGGTGCACGTCAGATTTTGATGGAGCGCTTTGCTGAAGATGCTGGCTTGGTGCAATCACTCAGAACCTTCATGCAAGAACATGGTGTGGTGGAGTCCAAAGTCATTGCTGGTAAAGAGCAAGAGGGTGAGAAATTCTCGGACTACTTCGATTACTCAGAGCCTATCTCGGCAATTCCGTCGCATCGTGCCTTGGCATTATTTAGAGGTCGTCGTGAGCAAATGCTCATGGTCAACTTGCGTCTAGATACCGAAGAAGAAAAACCCAAATGGGACGCACCACACAATCCTTGCGAGTCCCGTATTGCCAATCAGTTCAAGATTAAAAACGAAGGTCGTCCTGCCGATCAGTGGCTCGCAGAGACTGTGCGTTGGACTTGGCGTATCAAGTGCTCCATGCACTTGGAATCTGAGTTGATGAGTGCCTTGCGTGAACGCTCTGAAGCGGAAGCGATTAATGTCTTTGCACGCAATCTCAAGGCTTTACTGTTGGCTGCACCTGCAGGACCAAAGGTGACCATCGGCCTTGATCCCGGCATGAGAACTGGTGTCAAAGTTGCGGTAGTAGATGCGACCGGTAAGGTGGTAGATACCGATGTGATTTATCCCCACCAACCTAAGAATGATTGGGATGGCTCGCTACATACCCTTGCGAAACTTGCAGAAAAGCATAAGGCTTACCTAATCTCAATTGGCAACGGTACAGCCTCTCGTGAGACTGATAAGTTAGCCCAAGATTTAATCAAAGCCAAGCCAGAACTCAAGCTAACAAAGATTGTGGTCTCTGAAGCAGGGGCATCGGTTTACTCTGCCTCTGAGTACGCCTCAAAAGAATTGCCTGGTATGGATGTATCTTTACGTGGAGCGGTATCGATTGCGAGAAGGCTGCAGGATCCTCTGGCCGAGCTGGTGAAGATTGATCCCAAGTCCATTGGCGTGGGCCAATATCAGCACGATGTGATGCAGACTCAATTAGCTAAGTCATTGGTGGCAGTAGTGGAGGATTGCGTCAATGCGGTCGGTGTTGATGTGAACACAGCATCTGCACCCTTATTGGCAAGAGTCTCAGGCTTAAGTACTACAGTTGCTGAAGGTATCGTGACTTATCGAGATAGCCATGGTGCTTTTCAGACGCGGGCAGATTTACGTAGCGTGCCACGTTTGGGCGATAAGACTTTTGAGCAGGCGGCTGGTTTCTTGCGCATTATGAATGGCAAAGATCCTTTGGATGCCTCTGCTGTCCACCCAGAATCCTATCCTTTAGTGGAGAAGATTCTGAAAGACATTAAAAAAGGTGTCAAAGAGGTCATTGGCGATGTCGCAATACTCAAGGGGCTGAATCCAGAAAAATATGCCGATGAGAAGTTTGGTCTTCCTACAGTTACCGACATCATTAAGGAATTAGAAAAACCTGGACGCGATCCGCGTCCGGAGTTCACTACAGCGACATTTAAAGATGGTGTCGAAAAAATCAGCGATCTTATGGTGGATATGATCTTAGAAGGCGTGGTCACGAACGTGGCAGCTTTCGGCGCTTTTGTTGATATTGGTGTTCATCAGGATGGCTTAGTGCATATCTCCGCATTGGCCAATACCTTTGTAAAAGATCCACACACGGTAGTCGAAGCAGGGCAGGTTGTGAAGGTTAAAGTGTTGGAGATAGATGAGAAACGCAAGCGGATTGCACTTACCATGCGACTATCAGATCAGGCGCCTAAAGTTTCAGTAGACTCAAAACCTGAGCAAAGGTCAAATAGACCTGGCATCTCAAGAGCTCTAGATGCTAGAAGACCTCAAGAAGATAGAAGATCTGCGCCTCCAATGAATAATGCAATGGCTGATGCTTTACGTAAATTAAAGGGTTAA
- a CDS encoding type II toxin-antitoxin system VapC family toxin produces the protein MYLLDTNVVSELRKSADGRINKGVQSWAEAIFPELMFISAITVLELEIGVLQIERRDKKQGVLLRRWLNQNVLPAFSERVLPVDLAVAQRCASLHVPNPKSERDAMIAASAIESRMTIVTRNVSDFSQSGVKVFDPWI, from the coding sequence ATGTATTTATTGGATACCAATGTTGTATCTGAGTTGAGGAAATCGGCTGATGGTCGAATTAATAAGGGCGTTCAGTCCTGGGCCGAAGCAATCTTTCCAGAATTAATGTTCATTTCTGCGATCACCGTATTGGAATTAGAAATTGGTGTTTTACAAATTGAGCGCCGCGATAAAAAACAGGGGGTTTTACTCAGGCGTTGGCTAAATCAGAATGTCTTGCCGGCGTTCTCCGAGAGAGTCTTACCAGTTGATCTGGCTGTTGCTCAACGCTGCGCCAGCCTTCATGTGCCGAATCCTAAATCGGAGCGAGATGCCATGATTGCAGCTTCTGCTATTGAGAGTCGAATGACTATCGTCACCAGAAACGTATCTGATTTCAGTCAGTCAGGCGTGAAGGTTTTTGATCCTTGGATTTAG
- the typA gene encoding translational GTPase TypA, producing MTKRALRNIAIIAHVDHGKTTLVDQLLRQSGTFRSNEKMTERVMDSNDLEKERGITILSKNCAVEYDGTHINIVDTPGHADFGGEVERVLSMVDGVLLLVDAVEGPMPQTRFVTKKALALGLKPIVVINKVDRPGARCDYVINATFELFDKLGATEEQLDFPIIYASGLNGYAGTTEDVREGNMRPLFDAVLKYVPVRDDDPDGSLQFQISSIDYNSYVGKIGVGRISRGRVKSGMEVVCMNGPDGVPFKGRINQVLKFKGLEREIVEEAFAGDIALINGIEELAIGTTVCAVDKPDPLPMLKIDEPTLTMNFMVNTSPLAGREGKFVTSRQIRERLDRELKANMALRVKETDDDTVFEVSGRGELHLTILVETMRREGYEMAVSRPRVVFHEENGVKMEPYENLTVDVEDATQGSVMEDLGKRKGELQDMVSDGKGRTRLEYRIPARGLIGFQGDFMTMTRGNGLMSHTFDSYAPAKDGILGERHNGVLISQDDGEAVAYAIWKLQDRGRMFVKHGDPVYEGMVIGIHSRDNDLVVNPIKGKQLTNVRSSGTDEAVRLVTPIDLTLEYAVEFISDDELVEVTPKSVRIRKRYLKEHDRKKASRE from the coding sequence ATGACTAAACGCGCACTCCGTAATATCGCCATCATCGCCCACGTTGACCACGGTAAAACTACTCTGGTTGACCAACTCTTGCGCCAATCTGGCACATTCCGCTCCAATGAAAAAATGACCGAACGCGTCATGGATTCAAATGATTTGGAAAAAGAGCGTGGCATTACTATTTTGTCCAAGAACTGTGCGGTGGAGTATGACGGCACACACATCAACATCGTAGATACACCAGGACACGCCGACTTCGGCGGTGAAGTAGAGCGTGTGCTCTCCATGGTTGACGGTGTTTTGCTCCTCGTTGATGCGGTTGAAGGCCCAATGCCACAAACTCGCTTTGTAACCAAGAAAGCTTTAGCTCTTGGTTTGAAGCCGATTGTCGTGATTAACAAGGTTGACCGTCCAGGTGCACGTTGTGACTACGTAATTAACGCTACTTTTGAATTGTTTGATAAGTTAGGTGCTACGGAAGAGCAGCTCGACTTCCCAATCATCTATGCATCAGGCTTGAATGGCTACGCGGGAACTACAGAAGATGTCCGTGAGGGCAACATGCGTCCATTGTTTGACGCTGTTCTAAAGTATGTGCCAGTGCGTGATGATGATCCAGATGGCTCTTTGCAATTCCAGATTTCTTCAATCGACTACAACAGCTATGTCGGTAAGATTGGTGTTGGCCGTATTAGCCGTGGACGCGTGAAGTCAGGCATGGAAGTAGTCTGCATGAACGGTCCTGATGGTGTGCCATTTAAAGGCCGTATCAACCAAGTATTGAAATTTAAAGGTTTAGAGCGTGAAATCGTTGAAGAAGCATTTGCTGGCGATATTGCTTTAATCAACGGCATTGAAGAGCTGGCAATTGGTACAACGGTTTGTGCAGTTGATAAACCGGATCCATTACCAATGCTCAAGATTGATGAGCCTACTTTAACCATGAACTTCATGGTGAACACTAGCCCATTGGCTGGTCGTGAAGGCAAGTTTGTTACTAGCCGTCAGATTCGTGAGCGTCTTGATCGTGAGCTGAAAGCCAACATGGCTTTACGCGTAAAAGAAACTGATGATGACACCGTATTTGAAGTATCAGGTCGTGGCGAGTTGCATCTCACGATCTTGGTAGAGACGATGCGTCGTGAAGGCTATGAGATGGCAGTTTCCCGTCCACGCGTTGTCTTCCACGAAGAGAATGGCGTCAAGATGGAGCCGTATGAGAACTTAACGGTTGACGTAGAAGATGCTACTCAAGGTTCCGTGATGGAAGACTTGGGTAAGCGTAAGGGCGAGTTACAAGATATGGTGAGTGACGGAAAAGGTCGTACCCGTCTTGAGTACCGCATTCCTGCACGTGGTTTGATTGGCTTCCAGGGCGATTTCATGACCATGACTCGCGGTAACGGTTTGATGAGCCATACATTTGATTCTTATGCTCCAGCTAAAGATGGCATCCTGGGTGAGCGTCATAACGGTGTATTGATTAGCCAAGATGATGGCGAAGCTGTTGCTTATGCTATTTGGAAACTACAAGACCGTGGTCGTATGTTTGTAAAACATGGCGATCCTGTTTACGAAGGTATGGTGATTGGTATTCATAGTCGCGATAACGATTTAGTTGTGAACCCAATTAAAGGCAAGCAATTAACTAACGTACGTTCCTCAGGTACTGACGAAGCAGTCCGTTTAGTGACGCCAATCGACTTGACTTTGGAATACGCTGTTGAATTCATTAGTGATGATGAGTTGGTTGAAGTAACTCCGAAAAGCGTTCGAATCCGTAAGCGTTATCTAAAGGAGCATGACCGTAAGAAAGCTTCCCGCGAGTAA
- the rbfA gene encoding 30S ribosome-binding factor RbfA: protein MHKTSPHRNQRLADQIQRDLAELIPRELRSPSLGLITLQSIELTPDLAHAKVFFTVLGAEPEVALKALQDKAGYLHSLLFKRLHIHTVPTLHFHYDSSVEHGIEMSRLIDQAVDSDRKDENA, encoded by the coding sequence ATGCATAAAACTAGCCCTCATCGTAACCAGCGTCTCGCCGATCAAATTCAGCGAGACCTGGCCGAGCTGATTCCTCGTGAATTGCGTAGCCCGAGCCTAGGTTTGATTACTTTACAAAGTATTGAACTCACGCCTGATTTAGCGCACGCAAAAGTCTTCTTTACTGTTTTAGGCGCAGAGCCTGAAGTGGCATTAAAGGCACTCCAGGATAAAGCGGGTTATTTACATTCTTTATTGTTTAAGCGTTTGCATATTCATACTGTGCCAACTCTGCATTTCCACTACGACAGTTCTGTTGAGCATGGCATCGAAATGTCTCGCCTAATTGATCAAGCGGTGGATAGTGACCGCAAAGACGAGAACGCGTAA
- a CDS encoding type II toxin-antitoxin system Phd/YefM family antitoxin: MITTLSSREFNQDTGKAKKASEIGPVFITDRGRPAHVLMTFSDYQRVLGKRKNMCDLLGVKGAGEIQFEPAKVQGLIKSIGDSL; the protein is encoded by the coding sequence ATGATCACCACTTTATCCAGCCGAGAATTTAATCAAGATACTGGTAAAGCTAAAAAAGCATCTGAAATAGGCCCAGTTTTTATTACTGATCGGGGTAGGCCTGCACATGTATTGATGACTTTTTCAGACTACCAGCGAGTCCTAGGAAAAAGAAAAAACATGTGTGATCTTTTGGGGGTGAAAGGTGCGGGTGAAATTCAATTTGAGCCTGCGAAAGTGCAAGGCCTAATCAAGTCAATTGGAGATTCTTTGTAA
- the truB gene encoding tRNA pseudouridine(55) synthase TruB has translation MSVRIDGVVLLDKPAGMSSQGAVTAVKRALNAEKAGHTGTLDPMATGLLPICLGEATKYSQDLLEADKTYIAQVKFGQRTDTGDAEGLIVEELPLPVFADEVAVKIALESLLPAFTGPISQVPPMYSALKRDGKPLYEYARAGVELERAPRNITIHAIRWTNINWPEATLEVSCSKGTYIRVIAEDIGKALGCGAHLVGLRRTEVGHLNLEQSFTIESIQKGLQDSSSYILPVDALLQTLPHLTVDEQQAKRLEMGQRVPLNLPSIEALVRIYRATAAPHNFIGTGDWRSGVLHPKRLISSAH, from the coding sequence ATGTCTGTACGTATCGACGGCGTTGTCTTGCTTGATAAACCTGCTGGCATGAGCTCGCAAGGCGCGGTCACAGCAGTGAAGCGGGCATTGAATGCAGAAAAAGCTGGGCACACCGGTACTTTGGATCCAATGGCTACAGGCTTACTCCCCATTTGTTTGGGTGAGGCAACGAAGTACTCTCAGGATTTATTGGAAGCTGATAAGACTTATATCGCTCAGGTGAAGTTTGGTCAGCGCACTGATACTGGCGATGCTGAAGGACTCATTGTTGAAGAGTTGCCGCTTCCAGTATTCGCTGATGAAGTTGCCGTGAAAATAGCGCTAGAGTCATTGCTACCAGCGTTTACCGGCCCCATCAGCCAGGTTCCACCAATGTATTCCGCGCTCAAGCGCGATGGCAAGCCTTTGTATGAATATGCTCGTGCTGGTGTTGAGTTAGAGCGTGCCCCACGAAATATTACGATTCATGCCATCCGCTGGACCAATATCAATTGGCCTGAAGCTACTTTAGAAGTGAGCTGCAGCAAAGGCACTTACATCCGTGTCATAGCAGAAGATATTGGTAAAGCATTAGGTTGTGGCGCACATTTGGTTGGATTGCGCCGTACTGAAGTAGGCCACCTCAATTTAGAGCAGTCTTTCACAATCGAGTCTATTCAGAAAGGCTTGCAAGATAGCTCAAGCTATATCTTGCCAGTCGATGCGCTTTTACAAACCTTGCCGCACCTCACTGTAGATGAGCAGCAAGCAAAACGTTTGGAGATGGGTCAACGAGTTCCACTCAATTTACCCTCGATAGAAGCGCTAGTGCGCATCTATCGTGCAACTGCTGCTCCACATAATTTTATCGGCACTGGGGATTGGCGCTCAGGGGTATTGCATCCCAAGCGTTTGATTTCTTCGGCGCATTAA